A window of Candidatus Chlorobium masyuteum genomic DNA:
TGCTGTAAACATAGACCGGGTCGATCAAGTTCATCAGGCTGCCCAGCAGAGGAATTTTCCCATACATCCAGTCAATAACGAAACTGATGGTTCGACCGCCAAGATGGTAGAAAAGAAAAACAGGCACCATGAGGGCCTCAAGCGAATTATTGTGGTTAAAGGCATAAATACATGCGCCTTCTGCACGGGGTAGATTCGCTATACCCGAAGAGCTGGTTAGCAGGAAATTTGGCAGCATAAGTGCTCTCAAAAGCAATGCCCTCCCTCGCGGTAATAATGGCAGCGGCTTGAAGAGCTCTTCCCTTTTTACGTTCATGGTCTTTGCGTTGGCATTCCATCACCTTGAAAACAGATTATCGGCTTCTTGAATACAAGAAAACAAATCAGTGTTGGGGAATAGTTACGATCGTGCAACGATTCTGTGAAATCGCAGTACAAGGTGCTCTTCATGTACTATCATGCGGTGAAAAAGAGGAAGCCAATGGAGCTGCTGCAAAATACGGTCATCCTGCTGACCGGCTTTCTTCTTTCGGAGATGCTTGTATCGACAGGGACGCATCAAAGAGTTATCGATTATCTTCTCGGGCGCTCCGGCAATAACCTGAACGCTCTTTTAACGGCAGTTCTTCTGCTCTCCTATACCCTCTCCATCTTTATCTCCCATACGATTGTAGTCATCTCAATGATCCCTGTCATAAACCGTATTGTGACGATTGCTCAGGATGAGGAGGAAAGAAAATCAGCCGCCTCACTGCTTTACCTTGCTGTCACCTACGGCACCAATACCGGTGGAATGGCCTCCCTGACCGGAAGCCCGCAAAATCTTTTAGCCATAGCTCTTGCCGAACTCTACAAGATTGAAAACCGGACACTGATCACGTTCGTCTCCTGGCTTGGAGTCGGCCTGCCTGCAACGCTCATTCAGCTTTTCCTTGGACGGTCAATTATTCTTTTTACAGCAAAATCATTCTGCACTCCATCGTTGTTCTCTTCAGGCCGCAAAGTACCGTGCGCCTTACCACACAAACCTCTTCGGCTTCTCACAAGCAACCTCATACTTGTCAGTACATTGAGCGGCCTGCAATTTTTTTTCAAACCGGAGCCGGTATTTTTATCATTAAACCTCATCGATCTCTGCTTTGTGACCTACGGAGCACTGTTTCTTCTTGTAGCATTCATCCTGCCCAAAAAGAACGGGCAAACCGGAGTCATGCTTATGAACCTGATCTTTTTTTTACTTCACCTGACTGGATCTCCCCTGATCTTTTTCAGCCGTCTCTTCAGAGAGCTGGAATCACGTATCGGTCTCTCTCTGAAAAATATCTACCGTACCCTCGACCTGATATTCACTTTTCTTTTTAACAGCGTATGGAACCGCTGCTTTCAGGAACCGATTACCAATCTTGAACTTCCGAACACCCGCGCAAAACTGTCAATCAATCTCATCCTGAAAGATCTCCCTTACGTCGGCATCACCCTCGTTGCTCTGACGGGTGCAGCACTCTATCTGCTCGTCACGGTATGGAATGTCCAGACTGCAACGACGCTTGAGAACTATCACCTGACAACGATCAAATCGGCCCTACTCTATGCAGTTGAAATGTTCGGCAACCGTTATATCCGGTTGATTTCAGTGGTCTTACTCATCATTTTCGCATCCGAACTGTTAAGTAATTCCGCTCTGATACTTTTGCTTGCGCCCCTCTCAACAGATCTTGGCGCACAAACCGCACTGCCACCGATAATGATGCTGCTCACTATCACCATTGCAGCTTCAAGCGCAAGCATGACACCGCTTGCCTCCATGGCTAACACCATTGCATTCGGCAGCATCAAAAAGGTGTCACTCGGAATTATTCTCTTACCCGGCTTTATTATGAATATCCTGGCAGCAATAGTGGTGGCAGCTGTTTTTTCCCTTCTCTCAGCTCTGATCTTGTAGGGAATCAAAAAAAGCAGGTGTCAACAACCAACCATTTCAGGTCAGCAGATGAAGGCGTGAAAACACATAATCGAGAGAGTCCTCATTCAACACCACTCTGGAATAACCTGTTGCATCAAGCGGAACCGGCAGGTTACTCCTTTCGCTTTCAAAATCCCGATTCTGTCGGCCATTATACCAGCAAACCAGTCTGATCAACCCGCCTTCGATTTCGAGAGCTGTGATACAGCGTTTACCTATGGTACATCCGGAGTTAAAAACAGTGGGAATGGTGATGGTATTGTAAAGTCCGCTCCGCAGACCCATAGCTTTACCCTTTTTGTAACACTCAGCAAGCTCAGTTTTCAACTCAACTATTTTCCTCTTGATTGCTGGACGCTGTTCACCGCCAACTGAAGAATAGGAACGGCAGAGATCCTCAATCCTGTAGTTCAGGTAATCAGCTTTTGAGAGTGATTCAAACAAGGGCCGGTGGGTATGACCGATAATGGATACAATTTTGGCTTGATTTGAAAACTCATAGATTGATTTTTCTATTACAAATCTTCGGCGGCTGCTGTAGGCAACTGAATAATTTTTAATCCCGGTTGGCTTGGCTATATAGCGCAAAAAAAAGATAACAGCACGACTAAGCATTGAATACTGCTGCCAGAGAAACAACGCCGCCTGGTGACCATGAAAAAGCAGAATGGTTTCATCGCCGTAATGAAATTTCAGTGATTCAACAAGCGATGATGCAAGTCTGTAATCTTTCCTGTCAAGAAGTGCCACATCATGATTTCCGTATGTTTTCCAAAAAAAGCCATGCTCTTTGAACTCAATAAAAAGCTCATACACCTCAGCCCACTTTCTTTCGATGCTTTCAAGCGAAAACTTGAAAAGCTCCTCTATATCTCCATTGAGCACCAGACTGTATTTTTGAGGCAAATAATATTGCCCGAGAATTGTTTTGACCAACCCGGCGTTGTGACGAAACTCATCATGCCTGCCACCATTGCCCATATGCAGATCGCTGAGAATAAGAACCCTCGAAGCATCATCAAGAGTAACCGGTTTTGCTCTGTCAAGCAAGCGTTCAAGATGGGAATGCTTTTTATAATGATGCATGGAGAGTTTCGGGATGTCCGTAAAACCGGGATTAATTCATAAACTTCATTTAATTTATTCGATTAACTGCAACATAACTCTCGCTGGAATGTGAACTTCCTGTGAACTTTTTGCCGATTACCCTCCTGGCCCCGGAAACACAATGCCTGGCTTCCCTTCATCTTGCTCTTCCGCTTCATGTTGCTCCTGAATCGGACATAACAGGCTGACACAGGTAGTCATGCTTAAGCCTCAACAGCAAAAAAGTTCACAAACATGTAACACTCCCCCCGTTGGTTCCAATGAAGAATGCCTATACATTAGGAACATATTTGAATGCAAAAAAACGCACGATCACGGTAACTATCAAAAATATCAGACGGTTATGGCTGAAGAGAGGGTCGGGGAGCGGAACCGCACAAACACCTTTGTGGTAAGCAGCCGCAAGCGAACCATGCAGAAGGCAGTAAACAGAGCAGGAGAGTTTCTTCTGCTGGTACTGGCCTCGTTTGTGGCAGTGGTCGTCCTGTTTATCTTTTATTTTGTTGCCCGCGATGCCATCCCGTTTTTTGAGCTGAGGGGCTTCAGCGAATTCTTTACTACTACGGAGTGGTATCCGGCTGATGATCCGGGGAAATTCGGTGCCCTATCAATTATCTACGGCAGTCTGATGGTGACGCTC
This region includes:
- a CDS encoding SLC13 family permease, whose product is MYYHAVKKRKPMELLQNTVILLTGFLLSEMLVSTGTHQRVIDYLLGRSGNNLNALLTAVLLLSYTLSIFISHTIVVISMIPVINRIVTIAQDEEERKSAASLLYLAVTYGTNTGGMASLTGSPQNLLAIALAELYKIENRTLITFVSWLGVGLPATLIQLFLGRSIILFTAKSFCTPSLFSSGRKVPCALPHKPLRLLTSNLILVSTLSGLQFFFKPEPVFLSLNLIDLCFVTYGALFLLVAFILPKKNGQTGVMLMNLIFFLLHLTGSPLIFFSRLFRELESRIGLSLKNIYRTLDLIFTFLFNSVWNRCFQEPITNLELPNTRAKLSINLILKDLPYVGITLVALTGAALYLLVTVWNVQTATTLENYHLTTIKSALLYAVEMFGNRYIRLISVVLLIIFASELLSNSALILLLAPLSTDLGAQTALPPIMMLLTITIAASSASMTPLASMANTIAFGSIKKVSLGIILLPGFIMNILAAIVVAAVFSLLSALIL
- a CDS encoding metallophosphoesterase — protein: MHHYKKHSHLERLLDRAKPVTLDDASRVLILSDLHMGNGGRHDEFRHNAGLVKTILGQYYLPQKYSLVLNGDIEELFKFSLESIERKWAEVYELFIEFKEHGFFWKTYGNHDVALLDRKDYRLASSLVESLKFHYGDETILLFHGHQAALFLWQQYSMLSRAVIFFLRYIAKPTGIKNYSVAYSSRRRFVIEKSIYEFSNQAKIVSIIGHTHRPLFESLSKADYLNYRIEDLCRSYSSVGGEQRPAIKRKIVELKTELAECYKKGKAMGLRSGLYNTITIPTVFNSGCTIGKRCITALEIEGGLIRLVCWYNGRQNRDFESERSNLPVPLDATGYSRVVLNEDSLDYVFSRLHLLT